Genomic DNA from Chloroflexia bacterium SDU3-3:
CCAGCCGCATACGCATCGCGCCACAGGCGGGCAGCCGCTTCCTGGCACCCCGATCATGCGCTCGCCTACTAGAGCGCAAGTTCGCAGCCTAAGCTTATAGCTCTCTTCCTGTACACTCATTTCCCTTTAGAACAACCAAAAAGAGCACCGATCGACTATTTTGCGTGTCTTACTATCATCATCTGATCGATAAAAGACATCTGACAGAGTATCTACACCATACTCGAAAACACCATATAGCTACGTTTTCATGAATCAGGTGTAGCTGTAGTCGCTCTTTATCCCACTAGGTTAGCACTATAGCTCTTATACCCGATATTCCGAGCTACTGTACCGTTTCTACCATCTATAGGCCACCATACCGATCTTTATGTGCAAAGATCGCGCTAGGCTATGCCTTTCAGGCGTATGCAGTATACAATGGAGAGACGTATGCCCTTTGACATCACCGGAACGTGGAAGCTGCTGGCGTGGAAACGATTTGAGGGCGACACCACCCACTACCCGCTGGGCGAGCAGGTGACGGGGATCCTGATCTACGCCGCCGACGGCAGCATGGCTGTGCAGATGACGGCGCTCGACCGCCCCCACATCCCCACCAGCGACCCCCAGGGCGGCACCGCCGAGGAGCGCGCCGCCGCTTACTCGACATGCCTGGCCTACTTTGGCAGGTGGTCGCAGGCCCCCGACGACGAGATCGTGACGCACTATGTGGATGCCAGCCTGTTCCCCAACTGGTCAGAGACCGTGCAGGAGCGCCCCTTCACCTGCGACGGGCGCTACCTGGCGCTGCGCACCCCGCCAGCCGAAGGCCCAAATGGCACCGTGGTGAACGAGATGTCCTGGGAGCGGGCCTAGCCCCGAACGCCGCCCACAAATCAGAACTAAGCCAGAGAAAGGTGCCGCAGCGATGTCTGAAATGACCCACGCCCGCGCGAGCGCTCATGCCCCTGTGCCCAGCGCAAGCCCCCCCCTGCCGAGTGACACAGCGGTGGCTGAGCCAACCCACGCCCGCGCAAGCGCTCAGACCCCTGTGCCCAGCACAAGCCTTAATCTGCAAAAAGTTGATGTCATCTCATCGAACTTCCAGGCCATAGCGCAGCACATGTTCATGCTGATGATGCGCAACATGGCCAGCGACGGCTATGTGTTTGTCGACCCCACCAACTCCCAGGTGTTCTCGCGGGCGGGCTGCATCATCGCATCGCCATCCTACCCCGCCAACACCGCCACCATCGATCAGGACTACGTGTTCAACTGGGTGCGCGACGCCGCGATCACCGTGCTGGAGATCGCGGCGACCACGCCGCCCACCGCGCCCGGCCAGGGCGTGCAGTCGCTGATCGACTACGTCGCGTTTGCCCAGCTCTGCCTGTCGAATGGCACCCAGAGCATGGCGCGCGGCTGCTTCACCATCGCGGGACAGCCTCGCTCGTGGAGCGACCAGAACGATGGGCCAGCCCTGCAGAGCGTGGCGCTGCTGGCGATCTACCCGCAGCTGAACATGGCCGCGCAGCAGACCGCCGCCGAGATGATCGCCACCAACCTGCAGTTCCTGCTGGGCGTCTACCAGCAGCCCACCACCAACCTGTGGGAGGAGCACAACGCCTACTCCTTCTTCGCGCGAGCGGCCCAGCTGCGCTGCTTCGAGGCGGTGAAGACCAACACGCTGGGCATCGCCATCCCCGACGGGGTGGATGCCGCGATCGCGTGGCTGAAGAGCAGCCTCGACGAGCACTGGAGCGAGCAGGAGCAGATCTACCTATCGCTGCTGCCGCCGATAGCCGGATACGACCCCAACATCGACATCATCTGCGCCAGCCTGTACGGCGCTATCCCGTTCACCGACACGCGGCTGCTGGCCACCGCCGCCAAGATCCGCAGCGTGTGGGCCGACGATGGCTCGCCCCACCAGTACCCGATCAACGTGACCGACCGCGCCCACGGCATGGGGCCGCTGCTGGGGCGCTACCCCAGCGACTTCTACGACGGCGACGCCCGCGACGGGCAGTCCACCGGCAACCACCCGTGGGCGCTGTGCACCTGCAATCTGGCCGAGCTGTACTACCACGTGGCGAATACGATCGCCGCCAGCCAGAGCCTGCCGCTCGACCCGCTGTCGGAGCCGTTCTTCAGTCAGGTCGGCATCACCGCGCAGACCTCACCTGCCGATGCAGTCAACCTGCTGCACGCGGCGGCGGACGCCATGCTCAACGCGGTGATCTACCACAGCGACCACCTGGAGCTGAGCGAGCAGTTCGACGGCTACACCGGCTACGAGAAGAGCGTGAAGAATCTGACCTGGAGCTACGCGTCATTTCTGTCGGCGGTGCGCGCGAAGACCAGCGGCACCATACTGGGGGTGACGGCACATGCAATCGAACGATAGCTTTCTGGCGCTCTCGGCGGCGCTCACCGGCTTCAGCACGCTCGACCTGCTGGGCACGGGCATGGCGCAGGAGTACCAGCGCACGCTCGACGCCACGCTGCCACCGGGCATCTACCGCGAGCTGCTGGAGACGTGGGCCAGCGCCGGGGGCGGCGAGGCCGCGACCGACCAGATCATGGGCGACCCCAAGCTCGGGCCGGTGGCGCGTAACCTCATCCAGCTGTGGTACTGCGGCACCTGGAGCGCCATGCCCGACGACTGGCGCAGCGCCTACGGCACAACCCCGCTGGACATGAGCCGCGTGGTCTCGCCCGAGGCCTTCCAGGCCGGGCTGCAGTGGGCGGTGGCCGGGGCGCACGCGCCCGCCAGCGGGCAGCAGGGCTTCGCGGCATGGGCACTGCCGCCAGAAGGGAGCAGCTGATGAGCGACGAGGAGTGGTACGATGTGGTAGTGGTGGGCGCTGGCGTGGCCGGCGCGCTGATCGCCAAGGCGGTATCCGACGCCAAGCTCACCGCGCTGGTGCTCGAGGCCGGGCCGGAGCGCGCCACCAGCTTCGACGGCTACCAGCGGCACGTGCGGCACTTCTACGCCGCCGCCGCAAAGAACGCCGAGTCGGCGTGGCCGCCCGACCCCCACGCGCCCCAGCCCGACACCGCCGACATCCGCCAGGGCAGCGGCTACTTCATCCAGCGCGGCCCCGACCGCTACGGCAGCAGCTACACCCGCGCGCGTGGCGGCTCGACCCTGCACTGGCTAGGCGTGTCGCTGCGCATGCTGCCCGAGGATTTCGGCATCCGCACCCGCTACGGCGTGGGCCGCGACTGGCCGATCGGCTACGACGAGCTGGAGCCCTACTACCGCAAGGCCGAGGTGGCCATGGGCGTCTCGGCGGATGTGGCCGACCAGCGCTACCACGGCCTGACCTTCGGCGAGGGCTACGACTACCCCATGCGCCGCCTGCCGCTGAGCTACTCGGATACCAAGCTGGCCGAGGCCATCGCGGGCCTGACGGTGGACGTGGGCGCAGGGCCGGTGCCTGTCACCGTGCGCTCGTACCCCGCCGCCCGCAACTCGACGCCGCGCCCCGGCTACCGGCCCATCGGCACCATCGACAAGCGCCCCGAGGGCGGCGAGGTCGAGATGTTCGTGGGCGAGCGCTGCGCGGGCAACACATCCTGCACGCCGATCTGCCCCATCCAGGCCAAGTATAACGCGGGCCGCACCCTGACCCAGGCCGACGACACCTACCTGCGCCTGATCCCGCAGGCCGTAGTCTCGCACATCGATATCGACAGCGAGAGCGGCCAGGTGAGCGGCCTCACCTACCTGCGCTATGACGACAGCGGCTTCACCATCCACCGCGTGCGCGGCGGGGCCTACGTGCTGGCCGCACACGCGGTGGAGAACGCCAAGCTGATGCTGCTCTCCGGGCTGGGCGGCCAGCACGTGGGCCGCAACCTGATGGACCACCCGGCGCTCTACGCCTGGGGCCTGGCGCCGGAGCCGATCGGCGCGTTCCGCGGGCCGCTCTCCACGGCGGGGATCGAGGAGCTGCGCGCGGGCGCGTTCCGCAGCCAGCACGCGGCCTTCCGCTTCGACGTGGGCAACGACGGCTGGCGGGCCACCACCGGCGCGCCCGACACCACCGTGGCCGCCGCCATCCGCCAGCAGGGCCTCTACGGCCCGCGGCTGCGCGAGTCGCTGGCCGCCGCGCTCTCGCGCCAGGTGCGGCTCTCGCTGGCCGTCGAGCAGCTGCCCGACCCCGCCAACCAGGTGACGATCGACCCCTCGCAGCGCGATCCGCTGGGCATCCCCCGCCCCGCGATCAGCTACCAGATCGACGACTACACCAAGGCGGGCATGGCCGCCGCCACCCAGGTGGCCCAGGCGATCTTCCAGCGCGCCGGCATCGCCGACTGCACCGACCACGCCAGCGGCACATGGTTCCCCACCGTCACCTGGGGCGACCAGGTCTTCGCCTACCACGGCATGGGCCACTTCGCAGGCACCCACGCCATGGGCAGCGGCCCCCACGACTCGGTGGTAGACAGCTACCAGCGCTCCTGGGAGCACCGCAACCTCTACCTGGTGGGCTCGGGCAGCATGCCCACCATGGGCACATCCAACCCCACCCTAACGCTCGCGGCGCTGGCTATCCGCACCGCCGAGCAGCTGATCGCAAGCATGAGCCGTGGCTAGGGCGAGAGTACGCATGATTCACAAGCCTGCGGGCACCCGATGAGCGAGGCCAGCGAGACGAGGATTGAAGAGGAGAGCAAGCGCCATGGTCTTTTTCCCCAGGGATAAAATGACGCGCACCAGCGCCGAGCAGGTGGGCGAGGAGATCTACGACGTGGTGATCGTGGGCGGCGGGGTGGCTGGCGCGATCATCGCCAAGCAGCTCAGCGCCGCGCACAAGCGCGTGCTGGTGGTCGAGTCGGGGATGGGCAAGGACGTGGACCTGGCCGGGTACGAGAGCTACGTCTCGCGCTTCTACGGCACCGCCATGAAAGACAACCAGTCGCCCTACCCGATCAACCGCAACTCGCCCATGCCGCGCAGCACCGACGCCCGCAAGATCACCCCCGGCCTGCCCGCCACCGACGCCTACATCGTGCAGAACGGGCCGTTTGGCAGCGATACCACCTACACCCGCGTGCTGGGCGGCACCACCATGCACTGGGAGGCCAAAACCCCGCGCATGGTGCCCGACGACTTCAGCATGCGCAACACCTTCGGCGTGGGCGAGAACTGGCCGATCAGCTACGACGAGATCGAGCCAGACTACCGCGAGGCCGAGCGCGAGATGGGCGTCTCGGCGGATGTCGAGGACCAGCGCTACCTCGGCATCAGCTTCCCCGACGACTACGTCTACCCCATGCGCAAGATGCCGCTCTCGTACCTCGACCAGCAGGTCGACCAGGGCATCCGTGGCACCAGCGTGCAGCTCGGCGGCCAGCAGTTCGACCTTGAGGTGCGCTCGTTCCCGCAAGCCCGCAACGGCATCCCCAACCCGCTCTACAACGGCGGTAAGGGCTACCGCCCGCTCGGCGCGGTCAGCACCAGCCAGGTCGAGGCGGGCGAGCGCTGCCAGGGCAACAACAACTGCGTGCCGATCTGCCCCGTGCAGGCCAAGTACTACGCGGGCAAGACCATGGCCCAGGCCCTGCTGGGCGGCGATGTGAAGGTGCTAACCCAGGCCGTGGCCTCGCGGGTGGTGCTCGACGCCGACGGGCGCGTCAGCCATATCGAGATCAAGCAGTACCACGACCCCATCCTGCCCGACCACACCACCGCCACCGTGCGCGGCAGAGTGTTCGTGCTGGCCGCCAACGCGATCGAGAACCCGCGCCTAATGCTGGCCTCGGGGCTGGCGGGCAGCAGCGGGCTGATGGGCCGCAACCTGATGGACCACGCCTACCTGCTGTGCTGGGGCCTGATGCCCCAGGTCTGCGGCACCATGCGTGGCACCAACTGCACCGGCGGCATCGTGGCGCTGCGCAACGGCTCGTTCCGCAGCCAGCAGGCCGCCTTCGGCATCGACATCCACAACGACGGCTGGGGCTGGTCCGAGGGCTCGCCCGCCAGCGACCTGCTGCGCCTGGTCGACGGCCAGAACAAATTTGGCCGCAGCCTGCGCCGCGAGCTGGCCGACAGCATCACCCGCCAGCTGCTGCTGGCCTTCATGATCGAGGTGCTGCCCGACCCCAACAACCGCGTCAGCGTCGACCCCGCCTACAAGGACCAGCTGGGCAACATGCGCCCTGTGGTCACCTACAACATCCCCGAGTACACCATGCGCGGGGCCGCCTACGCCCGCCGCTTCGCCCAGCTGGTGTTCCAGCGGCTCGGCGTGGCCGACTACACCCACTACGACCCCGGCGACTACGGCTATGTCACCTACGAGGGCGCGGGCTACGCCATCCGTGGCGGCAACCACCTGGCGGGCACCCACATCATGGGCAGCAGCCCCAGCACATCGGTGGTCGACCCCGACCAGCGCTCGTGGGATCACGCCAACCTCTTCCTGGTGGGCGGCGGCAGCATGCCATCGATCGGCACCGCCAACGTCACGCTCACCATCGCCGCGCTCTGCTTCCGCACCGCGCGCGCGATCATCGCCGATCTTGCCTAGGCGCGGGCGGCCCGCTGGCGAAGACGCATCGGAAAAGCAAGATAGAAGGAGCACACGCTATGTCGCTTGAGCAGATCACCAGTAAGGAAGAGCTGTACGAGTACCTCGACGTGGCCATGCAGCTTGAGCACGCTACCATCCCGCCCTATCTGCTGGCGCTCTACACCATCCACCCCGGCACCAACCCCGACGCCGCGCATATCATCCGCACCGTGGTGGTGGAGGAGATGCTGCACCTCACGCTTGCCGCCAATATCCTCAACGCCGTGGGCGGCAAGCCCGATCTCACCACCCCGCACTTTGTGCCCACCTACCCCACCTTCCTGCCCGACGGCGAGACCGACTTCGAGGTCGATCTGCAGGCCTTCTCGCCCGCCGCGATCGAGACCTTCCTGAAGATCGAGCGCCCGCGCCAGGCCCCCGACGAGGAGTCGCGCATCGTGCGCCGCCCCGGCAACAAGTCCTTCATCAGCAGGCGGCTGGGCGACGAGTCGCTGCACTTCTACAGCATCGGCGAGTTCTACGAGGAGATCGCCCGCGGCATCAAGTTCCTCTGCGAGCGGGATGGCGAGCAGAGCCTGTTCACCGGCGACCCCGCCCTGCAGGTCACGCCCGAGTACTACTACTCCGGCGGCGGCGAGCTGCATGTGGTCACCGGCTACGAATCGGCCAAGGCCGCCACCGACCTAATCAGCGGCCAGGGCGAGGGCCTGGGCGGCGATATCTACGACAAAGAGCACGAGCTGGCCCACTACTACCGCTTCGACCAGCTGCGGCTGGCCCAGTACTACCAGCCCGGCGACACGCCCGGCAACCCCAGCGGCCCGCCGCTCAACGTGATCTGGGAGGCCTCCTACCCCGTGCAGAAGAACCCGCGCATCGCCGAGTACCGCGACCCCGACATCCACCGCGCCGCACTGGCCTTCAACCAGTCCTACGCCGACTTTCTGCACACGCTCACCCGCGCCTACAATGGCCAGCCCCAGCTGCTGCTGGATGCCGTGCCCCAGATGTTCCGCCTGCGCGACAAGATGAACCAGCTCATCCGCGTGCCGCTGCCCGACAAGCCCGGCACCAACGCCGCGCCCACCTTCGAGGTCAACGAGCTAAGCAGGGAGATCTAGCCGTGCGCGATCTGTTCCTCTCCTTCTCCGCCGAGGTCACGGCCTTCACCACCTTCGAGCTGCAGGGCACCGGCATGGCCGACGCCTACCTAGCCGCCGCCATCGGCGTGGTGGGCGACGGGCCGGTGCAGCAGCTGCTCGCGGTCTGGCAGGGCATCCGCCAGGAGGGTGCCGATGTCGAGGGCCGCCTGCGCCGCGAGATCTTCGGCGACGAGCTGCTCGGGCCGATCGCCCGCAACATCGTGAAGATGTGGTACATCGGCAACTGGTACCAGCTGCCCTACGCCTGGTCGCAGACCTTTGGCGCGCACGAGAACGACACCACCTTCGCCGTCTCGCCCGCCGCCTACATCGAGGGTCTGCTCTGGCCCGCCATCGGCGCGCACCCGCCGGGGGCCAAGGCCCCTGGCTACGACTCGTGGTCCGGCCCGCCCACCATCCCCGAGGTTCCCGAGTAGCAAGCCGATGCGGCTTGGAAAGGCGAGATCGATGAGTAGCGCATACGTGCTCGACCCGCAGAAGGTGCCGCTGGGCATCACGCCGACCCTCTGGTGGAACGACGACTTCCCGCTGATCGATATCGGCATCCCATTCGGCCAGTGCGTCAGCGAGATGGCCCTGGCCGGGTTCCAGGGCTGCAGCGTGGGCCACAAATACCCCACCGACCCGGCCCAACTCAAGCCCGCGCTCGACCTGCGCGGCCTGCGCGTCTCCGAGCCGTGGGTCAGCACCTACTTCACTATCGCGGGCATGCGCGAGCAGACCATGCAGACCTTCCACCAGCAGCTGGCGTTCATCAAAGCCATGGGCGGCACCGACATGGTGATCGCCGAGTTCGGCCAGGCGGTTAATCCGCTGCCGGTGGCGCTGTTTGACAACCGCCCGATCTTCAGCGCGCAGCAGTGGGATGACCTGTTCGCCGGGCTGCGCGAGCTGGGCACCATCGCCAACGACAGCGGCATGCGCCTGTGCTTCCACCCCCACATGGGCACCGGCGTGATGATCCAATCCGATGTCGACCGCCTGATGCAGTACACCGACCCCGATCTGGTGCACCTGCTGCTGGACACCGGACACCTGGCCTTCGCCGGGGCCGACCCGCTGTACGTCACCCAGACCTATGGCAGCCGCATCAAGCACAT
This window encodes:
- a CDS encoding lipocalin-like domain-containing protein, producing MPFRRMQYTMERRMPFDITGTWKLLAWKRFEGDTTHYPLGEQVTGILIYAADGSMAVQMTALDRPHIPTSDPQGGTAEERAAAYSTCLAYFGRWSQAPDDEIVTHYVDASLFPNWSETVQERPFTCDGRYLALRTPPAEGPNGTVVNEMSWERA
- a CDS encoding glucoamylase, with protein sequence MSEMTHARASAHAPVPSASPPLPSDTAVAEPTHARASAQTPVPSTSLNLQKVDVISSNFQAIAQHMFMLMMRNMASDGYVFVDPTNSQVFSRAGCIIASPSYPANTATIDQDYVFNWVRDAAITVLEIAATTPPTAPGQGVQSLIDYVAFAQLCLSNGTQSMARGCFTIAGQPRSWSDQNDGPALQSVALLAIYPQLNMAAQQTAAEMIATNLQFLLGVYQQPTTNLWEEHNAYSFFARAAQLRCFEAVKTNTLGIAIPDGVDAAIAWLKSSLDEHWSEQEQIYLSLLPPIAGYDPNIDIICASLYGAIPFTDTRLLATAAKIRSVWADDGSPHQYPINVTDRAHGMGPLLGRYPSDFYDGDARDGQSTGNHPWALCTCNLAELYYHVANTIAASQSLPLDPLSEPFFSQVGITAQTSPADAVNLLHAAADAMLNAVIYHSDHLELSEQFDGYTGYEKSVKNLTWSYASFLSAVRAKTSGTILGVTAHAIER
- a CDS encoding GMC family oxidoreductase, producing MSDEEWYDVVVVGAGVAGALIAKAVSDAKLTALVLEAGPERATSFDGYQRHVRHFYAAAAKNAESAWPPDPHAPQPDTADIRQGSGYFIQRGPDRYGSSYTRARGGSTLHWLGVSLRMLPEDFGIRTRYGVGRDWPIGYDELEPYYRKAEVAMGVSADVADQRYHGLTFGEGYDYPMRRLPLSYSDTKLAEAIAGLTVDVGAGPVPVTVRSYPAARNSTPRPGYRPIGTIDKRPEGGEVEMFVGERCAGNTSCTPICPIQAKYNAGRTLTQADDTYLRLIPQAVVSHIDIDSESGQVSGLTYLRYDDSGFTIHRVRGGAYVLAAHAVENAKLMLLSGLGGQHVGRNLMDHPALYAWGLAPEPIGAFRGPLSTAGIEELRAGAFRSQHAAFRFDVGNDGWRATTGAPDTTVAAAIRQQGLYGPRLRESLAAALSRQVRLSLAVEQLPDPANQVTIDPSQRDPLGIPRPAISYQIDDYTKAGMAAATQVAQAIFQRAGIADCTDHASGTWFPTVTWGDQVFAYHGMGHFAGTHAMGSGPHDSVVDSYQRSWEHRNLYLVGSGSMPTMGTSNPTLTLAALAIRTAEQLIASMSRG
- a CDS encoding GMC family oxidoreductase, whose protein sequence is MVFFPRDKMTRTSAEQVGEEIYDVVIVGGGVAGAIIAKQLSAAHKRVLVVESGMGKDVDLAGYESYVSRFYGTAMKDNQSPYPINRNSPMPRSTDARKITPGLPATDAYIVQNGPFGSDTTYTRVLGGTTMHWEAKTPRMVPDDFSMRNTFGVGENWPISYDEIEPDYREAEREMGVSADVEDQRYLGISFPDDYVYPMRKMPLSYLDQQVDQGIRGTSVQLGGQQFDLEVRSFPQARNGIPNPLYNGGKGYRPLGAVSTSQVEAGERCQGNNNCVPICPVQAKYYAGKTMAQALLGGDVKVLTQAVASRVVLDADGRVSHIEIKQYHDPILPDHTTATVRGRVFVLAANAIENPRLMLASGLAGSSGLMGRNLMDHAYLLCWGLMPQVCGTMRGTNCTGGIVALRNGSFRSQQAAFGIDIHNDGWGWSEGSPASDLLRLVDGQNKFGRSLRRELADSITRQLLLAFMIEVLPDPNNRVSVDPAYKDQLGNMRPVVTYNIPEYTMRGAAYARRFAQLVFQRLGVADYTHYDPGDYGYVTYEGAGYAIRGGNHLAGTHIMGSSPSTSVVDPDQRSWDHANLFLVGGGSMPSIGTANVTLTIAALCFRTARAIIADLA
- the iolE gene encoding myo-inosose-2 dehydratase, producing MSSAYVLDPQKVPLGITPTLWWNDDFPLIDIGIPFGQCVSEMALAGFQGCSVGHKYPTDPAQLKPALDLRGLRVSEPWVSTYFTIAGMREQTMQTFHQQLAFIKAMGGTDMVIAEFGQAVNPLPVALFDNRPIFSAQQWDDLFAGLRELGTIANDSGMRLCFHPHMGTGVMIQSDVDRLMQYTDPDLVHLLLDTGHLAFAGADPLYVTQTYGSRIKHIHLKDVRADVVQRVRDEKLSFQQAIEAGVFTVPGDGSIDFVPIFQALADAQFEGWLVVEAEQDPAKANPLEYAKKARSYLRETLGW